One genomic segment of Oncorhynchus clarkii lewisi isolate Uvic-CL-2024 unplaced genomic scaffold, UVic_Ocla_1.0 unplaced_contig_4841_pilon_pilon, whole genome shotgun sequence includes these proteins:
- the LOC139402032 gene encoding vasorin-like — MAPFLPLLLLLSSSSSVLSSDCPEDCSCQAQGSIFCIQRRSTVVPRGLPSSVKHLYVFQNGINTLAQDDFTGLGELEMLDLSQNKLTEVPDGVFETLSSLRNLDLSANYITHIAKDSFSGLVQLERLYLHGNLIKSIQSEAFEVLEDLLELKLQGNQLTGLPMLRLPSLLLLDLSFNSLPTLGPQDLQTPHLESLKVAALGLTTLDSDLMASLGNLHDLDVSQNQLEGMPEALKATRGLIKLSLAANPIGELRNEDFQSLVGLQELDLSGLNLQGLPQGFFQLFPRLGHLTAAENPFNCLCPLAWFPGWLKEKNVDLGRTEETRCHFPPVNAGKVLAALDHQDFGCPPTTTVMTNALGEGSTSAPPIPTTSPGNTHTNAIPPPPPFPSDEPSSTETDIESRPPPPASPTTAFRDEGHICPPNICLNGGTCRFDPLGQLGCLCPRGTMGLYCENLESSKHNQPPLQTSAPEVMASMVAPIVTSDPNDISSRQVTSTSILLDLHRFLETRPHIRGIKLTYRNLSGPDRRPMSLSVPASYPEYTLRGLRPNCTYSVCASPLAERVNGGGGGGGSPTEGGSCMEARTEGGTQASSLEPQVDDQSQLTYTLIPALAALALVTGVAVVAILVLFLRRRRAHMALEGGEMGPMELEGLKACLENGVGNGGTLPHKGADIAPCHTSIPTQPQNGGSSHPLPQNGGLEYEAPLMKGQGHCPSNNNVASLKPSYF, encoded by the exons ATGGcgcccttcctccccctcctcctcctcctctcctcctcttcctctgtcctctccagtGACTGTCCAGAGGATTGCTCTTGTCAGGCCCAGGGTTCCATCTTCTGCATCCAGCGTCGTTCCACCGTCGTCCCCCGCGGCCTCCCTTCCTCTGTGAAACATCTCTACGTCTTCCAGAACGGCATCAACACTTTAGCCCAGGATGACTTCACAG gCCTGGGGGAACTGGAGATGCTGGACCTGTCCCAGAATAAACTCACGGAGGTCCCGGATGGGGTCTTTGAAACGCTATCTTCACTGAGGAATCTCGATTTGTCCGCAAACTACATTACCCACATCGCCAAGGATAGCTTCTCCGGATTGGTGCAACTCGAGAGGCTGTATCTCCACGGCAACCTCATCAAGAGCATCCAATCGGAGGCCTTCGAAGTTCTGGAGGATCTTCTGGAACTGAAGCTCCAGGGGAACCAGTTGACCGGTCTCCCAATGCTCCGTCTCCCCAGCCTTCTCCTCCTGGATCTCAGCTTCAACTCTCTCCCGACGCTGGGTCCCCAAGACCTCCAGACCCCCCACCTCGAGTCGCTCAAAGTGGCTGCGTTGGGGCTCACCACCCTGGACTCAGATCTGATGGCCTCCCTGGGGAACCTCCATGACCTTGATGTGTCCCAGAACCAGCTGGAGGGGATGCCTGAAGCATTGAAGGCCACCCGGGGGCTTATTAAGCTCAGCCTGGCTGCCAACCCCATTGGGGAGCTCCGGAACGAGGACTTCCAG AGTCTGGTGGGTCTCCAGGAGCTGGATCTCAGTGGGCTGAACCTCCAGGGCTTGCCCCAGGGTTTCTTCCAGCTCTTCCCCAGGCTGGGGCACCTCACGGCGGCCGAGAATCCCTtcaactgtctctgtcctctggccTGGTTCCCTGGCTGGCTGAAAGAGAAGAATGTGGATCTGGGACGCACAGAGGAGACAAGGTGCCACTTCCCACCAGTGAATGCTGGCAAG gtgcTGGCGGCGCTGGACCATCAAGATTTCGGCTGTCCACCTACGACCACTGTCATGACGAATGCCCTAGGGGAGGGGAGTACTTCCGCACCCCCCATTCCGACTACATCCCCTGGAAACACACATACCAACGCCATCCCCCCACCTCCGCCATTCCCTAGTGATGAACCATCCTCAACGGAGACAGACATTGAGAGTCGTCCCCCTCCTCCAGCTTCTCCGACTACCGCTTTCAGGGATGAGGGCCACATCTGCCCGCCGAACATCTGCCTCAATGGGGGTACGTGCCGCTTCGATCCTCTGGGACAGCTTGGATGTCTCTGTCCCCGCGGAACTATGGGCTTGTACTGCGAGAACCTGGAGTCGTCTAAACACAACCAGCCACCTCTCCAAACCTCCGCCCCCGAGGTTATGGCATCCATGGTCGCCCCCATTGTAACCTCTGATCCCAATGACATCAGTTCCCGTCAGGTGACCTCCACGTCCATCCTCCTCGACCTGCACCGTTTCCTCGAGACGAGGCCGCACATCCGCGGGATTAAGCTGACCTACCGGAACCTCTCAGGGCCCGACCGGCGCCCCATGTCCCTCAGCGTCCCCGCTTCGTACCCAGAATACACCCTCCGAGGGCTCCGGCCCAACTGTACCTACTCGGTGTGCGCCAGCCCCCTGGCAGAGAGGGTGAACGGGGGTGGAGGCGGTGGAGGTAGCCCTACCGAGGGAGGGTCTTGTATGGAGGCTCGTACCGAGGGAGGTACCCAAGCTTCGTCCTTGGAGCCCCAGGTGGATGATCAGAGCCAGCTCACCTACACCCTCATCCCAGCCTTGGCTGCTCTCGCCCTGGTCACGGGGGTGGCGGTGGTGGCCATCCTGGTTCTTTTCCTCCGAAGGAGACGGGCTCACATGGCGCTGGAAGGGGGTGAGATGGGACCAATGGAACTGGAGGGCCTTAAGGCTTGTCTGGAGAACGGCGTGGGGAACGGGGGCACCCTACCCCACAAGGGAGCGGATATCGCCCCCTGTCATACCTCCATCCCGACCCAGCCACAAAATGGCGGATCGTCACATCCCCTTCCACAAAATGGTGGTTTAGAATATGAGGCCCCCCTCATGAAGGGACAGGGGCACTGTCCATCGAATAATAATGTGGCATCCTTGAAGCCATCGTATTTCTAG